Proteins from a single region of Synechococcus sp. WH 8109:
- the pstS gene encoding phosphate ABC transporter substrate-binding protein PstS produces the protein MGAALAFGTALPSSAAPRLNGAGASFPAKIYQRWFADLAKAGGPQVNYQAVGSGSGRKAFIDQTVNFGASDDPMKKKDMAKVDRGVIQIPMVGGTIAFGFNKPGCELKLTQEQAVQVAMGMIQNWKELGCKPGTLIWVHRSDGSGTTKAFTNSMQAFSKTWSLGTGKSVKWPAGVGAKGNSGVAAVIKNRVGAIGYVNQSYIKGNVKAAAVQNLSGEFLKPSVASGATALNGITLDKDLAGTNPNPSAKGAYPIATLTWVLAYKTGNGANAKVVQEAFNYMLSDAAQGKAPSLGFVPLKGNILAKSKAAVNKIGK, from the coding sequence TTGGGAGCCGCCCTCGCTTTTGGAACTGCACTGCCATCTTCTGCGGCTCCCAGGCTGAACGGAGCTGGCGCCTCGTTCCCGGCCAAGATCTACCAGCGTTGGTTCGCCGATCTGGCTAAGGCTGGCGGCCCTCAGGTGAACTACCAGGCTGTGGGTTCCGGTTCTGGCCGTAAAGCCTTCATCGATCAAACAGTGAACTTCGGCGCATCGGATGATCCGATGAAGAAGAAGGATATGGCCAAGGTCGACCGTGGTGTTATTCAGATCCCGATGGTGGGTGGCACCATTGCCTTCGGCTTCAACAAGCCTGGCTGTGAGCTGAAGCTGACCCAGGAGCAGGCTGTTCAGGTCGCCATGGGCATGATCCAGAACTGGAAAGAGCTCGGCTGCAAGCCCGGCACACTCATCTGGGTGCACCGCTCCGATGGATCTGGCACCACCAAGGCCTTCACCAACTCCATGCAGGCTTTTTCCAAGACCTGGAGCCTCGGCACCGGTAAATCTGTCAAGTGGCCCGCTGGCGTTGGAGCCAAAGGCAACTCGGGCGTTGCTGCAGTAATCAAGAACCGGGTCGGCGCAATCGGGTACGTGAACCAGTCGTACATCAAGGGCAACGTCAAAGCAGCCGCTGTTCAGAACCTTTCTGGTGAATTCCTCAAGCCCTCTGTTGCTTCAGGAGCTACTGCCCTTAATGGCATCACTCTGGATAAGGATCTGGCTGGTACAAACCCGAACCCTTCCGCTAAGGGTGCTTACCCCATCGCCACCCTCACCTGGGTCCTGGCATACAAAACTGGTAATGGTGCTAACGCCAAGGTGGTGCAAGAGGCCTTCAACTACATGCTGAGCGACGCCGCTCAGGGCAAAGCTCCTTCCCTGGGCTTCGTTCCCCTCAAGGGCAACATCCTGGCCAAGTCCAAGGCTGCTGTAAACAAGATCGGCAAGTGA